From Lycium ferocissimum isolate CSIRO_LF1 chromosome 12, AGI_CSIRO_Lferr_CH_V1, whole genome shotgun sequence, one genomic window encodes:
- the LOC132039448 gene encoding tRNAse Z TRZ4, mitochondrial-like, protein MGKKRNSQYANFNKSRAEGNDYNIDRPKKNPRLKDHKSSTGNSKSYIQILGNGMDTQDTSPSVLLFFDKWRFLFNAGEGLQRFFTEHKITLSQIDHIFLSRVCSETAGGLPGLLLTLAGMGKEGISVNVWGPPDLYLLVDAMKSFIPNAAMGHIRSVLHMDGSDEVVSTSSRKFDRLFAPIIDEVVTIYVVLLPPRSLEVCDSMKEGSSEPNAPLASGSHLPEDLQAQWINLTAEVALNPGELSVVYICELPEIKGKFHPDKAAALGVEPGPKYHQLKSGNPVESDHQSITVHPCDVMEPSIPGPIVLLVDCPTLSHLQELSSLQSLTPYYSNISEQPVEMCKKVNCLVHLSPASVTNTTAYEQWMTRFGEAQHIMARHEPKNIEIPILKSSSRIAARLNYLCPQFFPAPGFWSLQQLKGLPAVSKFPRELSLPTSCQIMYAEDLLKFHLLPYKDLGLDNSGVPATISRTEILNELTSEIPEIISASKHITQLWHGKNGTIEEPLLHETGLPSCLEGITREDMEIVLLGTGSSQPSKYRNVSSIFINLFSKGSILFDCGEGTLGQLKRRFGVEGADEAVKGLRCIWISHIHADHQAGLARILSLRRVLLNETPHEPLIVVGPRQLEIFLDRYQLLEELDMQFLNCKDTTESSWEAFESNEDNDANGSASRLKNVLREAGLRALNSVPVIHCPQAYGIVLKSSDRTNVIGKKIPGWKIVYSGDTRPCPELVEASRGATVLIHEATFEDGIVEEAIAKNHSTMGEAVEAGNAAGAYRVILTHFSQRYPKIPVFDETYMHKACIAFDLMSVNLADLHLLPNVLPYLKLLFPDEMIANEADDVNVSIAAD, encoded by the exons ATGGGGAAGAAGAGGAATTCCCAATATGCTAATTTCAACAAAAGTAGGGCTGAGGGTAATGATTATAATATTGATAGGCCGAAAAAGAACCCTCGACTCAAAGACCACAAGTCCAGCACTGGTAACTCAAAGTCATACATACAG ATCCTAGGAAATGGCATGGATACTCAAGATACATCACCCTCTGTCCTCCTCTTTTTTGACAAATGGAGATTTTTATTTAACGCTGGAGAA GGATTGCAACGCTTCTTCACAGAGCATAAAATTACATTGTCACAG ATTGATCACATATTTCTATCACGTGTCTGCTCAGAAACTGCTGGTGGACTCCCAG GTCTCTTATTGACTTTAGCTGGAATGGGAAAAGAAGGGATATCT GTTAATGTATGGGGTCCTCCGGATCTCTATTTGTTGGTTGATGCAATGAAATCATTCATCCCAAATGCTGCCATGGGTCATATACGTAGTGTTCTCCATATGGATGGATCAGATGAAGTTGTTAGTACTTCTTCAAGGAAGTTTGATCGTCTTTTTGCTCCCATTATTGATGAAGTTGTCACAATATATGTTGTTCTCTTGCCACCACGTTCCTTGGAAGTGTGTGACTCAATGAAGGAAGGATCCTCTGAGCCAAATGCTCCACTAGCTAGTGGTAGTCATTTACCAGAAGACCTTCAAGCACAATGGATTAATCTCACAGCTGAAGTTGCATTAAATCCTGGTGAGCTTTCGGTGGTTTACATTTGTGAGTTGCCGGAGATCAAAGGGAAGTTCCATCCAGATAAGGCTGCTGCTCTCGGGGTGGAACCTGggccaaaatatcatcaattgaaAAGTGGGAATCCAGTGGAGTCAGATCACCAAAGCATCACA GTTCACCCTTGTGATGTTATGGAGCCTTCTATTCCCGGTCCTATTGTGCTCCTTGTTGACTGTCCAACACTCTCTCATCTGCAAGAGTTGTCATCTTTACAGTCTCTTACTCCATATTACTCGAATATATCAGAACAACCTGTTGAAATGTGcaaaaaggtaaattgtttGGTACACCTTAGCCCTGCGTCAGTAACAAATACGACTGCATATGAGCAATGGATGACCAGATTTGGTGAAGCCCAGCACATAATGGCAAGACATGAGCC GAAGAATATTGAGATTCCAATTCTGAAATCCAGTTCAAGAATTGCTGCAAGACTTAACTACTTGTGCCCTCAATTCTTTCCTGCTCCTGGTTTTTGGTCTCTTCAGCAATTGAAGGGCTTACCAGCAGTCTCAAAGTTCCCGAGGGAG ttgtctcttccaacttcatgtcagaTCATGTATGCAGAGGACCTCCTCAAG TTCCATCTTCTTCCATACAAAGATCTTGGATTAGACAATTCTGGTGTTCCTGCTACTATTTCACGGACAGAAATCTTAAATGAGTTAACTTCGGAAATTCCAGAAATTATAAGTGCTTCTAAACATATTACCCAGTTATGGCATGGGAAAAATGGAACAATTGAAGAGCCATTGTTGCATGAAACTGGATTACCTAGTTGTTTGGAAGGTATAACAAGAGAGGATATGGAGATTGTTCTTCTCGGAACTGGTTCATCGCAACCTTCAAAATACCGAAATGTTAGTTCTATATTTATTAATCTTTTCTCAAAGGGAAGTATTCTGTTCGATTGTGGTGAAGGAACACTTGGACAGCTAAAAAGAAG ATTTGGTGTTGAAGGTGCTGATGAAGCTGTGAAGGGTTTAAGGTGTATTTGGATTTCTCATATTCATGCGGATCATCAAGCGGGTCTTGCAAGAATTCTTTCTCTGAGACGTGTTTTGCTCAATGAAACTCCCCATGAACCTTTGATTGTTGTAGGTCCTCGGCAACTTGAAATATTTCTTGATAGGTACCAATTGCTCGAGGAACTTGATATGCAGTTCCTTAATTGTAAGGATACCACAGAATCTTCATGGGAGGCTTTCGAGTCAAACGAAGACAATGATGCTAATGGGAGTGCGAGCAGGCTAAAGAACGTGCTCAGAGAAGCAGGATTGAGGGCATTAAATAGTGTTCCCGTTATTCATTGTCCACAAGCTTATGGGATCGTCCTAAAGTCTTCTGATAGGACTAATGTTATTGGGAAGAAGATACCAGGTTGGAAGATTGTTTACTCTGGTGACACAAGGCCTTGTCCAGAATTGGTTGAAGCCTCTCGTGGAGCAACGGTTCTCATACATGAG GCTACTTTTGAAGATGGCATAGTGGAAGAGGCTATAGCAAAAAATCACAGCACAATGGGAGAAGCTGTTGAGGCAGGGAATGCTGCTGGAGCATATCGCGTCATCCTCACTCACTTCAGCCAAAGATACCCTAAAATTCCAGTATTTGATGAAACATACATGCATAAAGCATGCATTGCTTTTGATCTGATGAGTGTTAATTTAGCGGATCTGCACTTGCTTCCAAATGTTCTTCCATATCTTAAACTCCTATTTCCTGATGAAATGATTGCCAATGAAGCTGATGATGTCAATGTTTCTATAGCAGCTGATTAA